In the genome of Bacillus thuringiensis, the window AAATTGTAGAATGTTTTAGTATATAACACCTTAGATGTGACAACTTCCTTTTTGAAAAAGAAAGAAGGAGGCATAAAGCAGAAAGGTAGTAGAAATATTTCTTCTAGAAGATTTGCATTTTATCTTACATTCACCAAAAAAGAGTACTCCTGAAACAATGAAATTCATTTTATTTGAATGAAATAGGGAGAGAGGACAATGAAGAAAAAAATATTGGGTGTAATGATGATTGCGACAATGGCAGGAGGTATATTTGCAGGGACGAATGTGACGCCTGTAAAAGCGGAAGAGTATCCACAAATGATTGTGTTTGAAGATGTTCCATACGGATTTTGGGCATATGACGCTATTATGGATTTAGCATATCATAAAATTATATTAGGGTATGGAAACGGGAAGTATGGTGTTGGCGATCTTATAACACGTGAACAAGTAGCTGGGACTATTTACAGAACACTTGAGATAAAAGAAGAAGGGCCAGTAGCGAATCCATATAAAGATGTTTCTGATAGTACAACAACTTTTAAAAAGGAAATTTTGGCGTTAACAAAACGTGGTGTTTTTACAGGGGATGGCCAAGGGGATTTTAGGCCGAAAGCACCAATCTCTAGAGCGGAAATGGCTGTCATTTTAAAACGAGCATTTAATTTTGAAACGAAACAAAAACATACATTTAAAGATATTCCAAAAGGTCACTGGGCAGAAGATGCAATTAGTGCGTTACAATCTAATAATGTTGTGAGAGGAACTGGGAATGGCATGTATGAATTAAATCGCCCTGTACCTAGAGAACAATATGCTCAGTTTATTAATAATGCGATTATTAATTATCATTTAAAAGAGGATTGGAAGTAGAGTGAAATATGAAAGCACAAATAGAAATATTTGTGCTTTTTTGTTTGTTTAAAAAAGAATTATTATTCGTATTTATGTATTTTTATGGTTATACACAAGCTTTATAATCAATCCGATGAAAAAGACATGATGTGTAATATGATTCACAAAACCGTCACGAAATGTGTCGGAAAATATATTGTCACTATACCATTTATTCTGTATATTTTTAAAAAAACATATACATATTGGGGAGATAATTTGATGAGCAAAAAATTATTAAAAACAGCTACAGCATTAACAATTATGGGTGGGGTGTTATTCTCAGCAGAGAGTAACAGTGTAAAAGCGGAAAGTGCACCGTTGCAAAAAACAAATACAATTGTATTTAAAGATGTACCAAAAGGACATTGGGCATATGAGGCAATTCATGAATTAGCGGAACAAGAAATTATTTTGGGATATGGCGATGGAATATTTGGTTTTGGGGATAATGTAACACGTGAGCAAGTTGCAGCTTTAATTTACCGTGTGTTTGATATGGAAGAACAAGATGAATATGAAAACCCATATGGAGATATCGATGAAAATTCAACAAGCTTTATCGAGGAGATATTGGCTTTAACGGAAATGGGAATTTTCCAGGGAGACGAGAATGGAAACTTTAGACCGAAGGCGACGTTAACGCGTGCGGAAATGGCACAAGTTCTTACGAATGCTTTTGACTTACAGGCGAAGGGATCTCATAACTTTAATGATGTTTCAGCAAATTCATGGGCAACGAACGCAATTAGTGCAGTACAAACAAATGGTATTACAATGGGAATCGGAGAAGGTAAATTCGGTCCGTCTATGAAGGTAACGAGAGAACAATACGCACAGTTTTTACATAGAGCAATATTGCATGATATGGAACAAGGGCAGTAATAAAGTTTAACTAGTCAAAGTGAAATTTAAAAATAATACAAAAAAGGTCGTTGTTGTATAACAGCGACCTTTTTTTGTATGAAATAAAGTGCGAAAGAATGGCGTTTTGAAAAAAATGAAATGAATTTTCAAAAAAAACTTCCTTTTCTGAAGATTTGTTATATAATATAAAACATGAAATCAAATCTGTTATAAAACAGTTTAAGAAGGGGATGCTAATATGTCGACGCAAACTTCACGGGTTACACTCGTTGGAGAAATGTTACCAGCGTACAACGAAATATTGACACCTGAGGTGCTTAGTTTTTTGAAGGAACTACATGAGAATTTTAATGAGCGCCGCATAGAACTTTTACAAAAACGTGTAGAAAAACAAAAGAGAATTGATGCAGGGGAGTTTCCGAAGTTTCTAGAAGAAACAAAACACATACGTGAAGCGGATTGGACAATTGCCAAGCTGCCAAAAGACTTAGAGGACCGACGCGTAGAGATTACTGGACCGGTAGATAGAAAGATGGTCATTAACGCTTTAAATTCAGGAGCGCATCTTTTTATGGCGGATTTTGAAGATTCGAATTCACCAACTTGGGAAAATGCAGTTGAAGGTCAAATCAACTTACGAGATGCAGTAAAGGGAACGATTTCACATGAAAATGATAAAGGGAAAGAATATAGATTAAATGAGAAAACAGCTGTACTCATTGTACGTCCAAGAGGATGGCATTTAGAGGAAAAGCATATGCAAGTTGATGGGGAAAATATATCGGGTAGCTTAGTAGATTTTGGCTTGTACTTTTTCCATAATGCGAAAGCTCTTTTAGCAAAAGGGAGCGGCCCATACTTTTACTTACCAAAAATGGAAAGTTATTTAGAAGCGAGATTATGGAATGATGTATTCGTATTTGCTCAAAAATATATCGGCATTCCAAATGGAACGATTAAAGCAACTGTGTTACTGGAAACGATTCACGCTTCGTTTGAAATGGATGAAATTTTGTATGAGCTAAAAGATCATTCTGCTGGCTTAAACTGCGGAAGATGGGATTATATTTTTAGCTTTTTAAAGAGTTTCCGTAATCATAATAAATTCTTACTACCAGATAGAGCGCAAGTTACGATGACGGCGCCATTTATGCGTTCGTATTCTTTGAAAGTAATTCAAACATGTCACCGTCGTAATGCACCAGCAATTGGAGGAATGGCGGCACAAATTCCGATTAAAAATAATCCAGAAGCAAATGAAGCAGCTTTTGAAAAAGTGCGTGCTGATAAGGAGCGCGAAGCTTTAGATGGTCATGACGGGACTTGGGTTGCCCACCCTGGACTTGTACCGGTTGCAATGGAAGTATTTAATCACATTATGAAAACACCGAATCAAATTTTTAGAAAACGTGAAGAAATATGTGTAACAGAAAACAATTTACTAGAGGTACCGATGGGAACGATTACAGAAGAGGGCCTTCGCATGAATATTAGCGTAGGTATTCAATATATTGCATCTTGGTTAAGCGGACGGGGAGCAGCACCCATTTATAACTTAATGGAAGATGCGGCAACTGCTGAAATTTCAAGAGCACAAGTATGGCAATGGATTCGTCATGAAGGTGGAAAACTAAATGATGGTCGTAATATTACGCTTGAATTAATGGAAGAGCTAAAAGAAGAAGAATTAGCAAAAATAGAAAGAGAGATTGGTAAGGAAGCCTTTAAGAAAGGGAGATTCCAAGAAGCGACAACGTTGTTTACAAATCTCGTTCGAAATGATGAATTCGTACCATTTTTAACATTACCGGGTTATGAAATTTTATAAAAAATGAAAAGGGGATGGAACAAATGAAAAACGAAAGAATCGAGAAATTACAAGAGAGCTGGGAATTAGATGAGCGTTGGAAAGGGATCACACGTCCATATTCGGCAGAAGATGTAATTCGCCTGCGCGGATCGATTGATATTGAACATACATTAGCGCGCCGCGGTGCTGAGAAGCTTTGGACATCGCTTCATACAGAAGACTATATTAACGCACTTGGCGCATTAACAGGAAACCAAGCGATGCAACAAGTGAAAGCTGGGTTAAAAGCGATTTACTTAAGTGGTTGGCAAGTAGCAGCTGATGCAAACCTTTCTGGACATATGTATCCAGACCAAAGTTTATATCCAGCGAACAGCGTACCTGCTGTAGTGAAACGAATTAATCAAACACTTCAACGTGCGGATCAAATTCAGCATATGGAAGGAGGCGATGATACAGACTATTTCGTACCGATTGTAGCAGATGCAGAAGCTGGATTTGGTGGACAATTAAACGTATTCGAACTGATGAAAGGTATGATTGAAGCAGGTGCATCAGGTGTGCATTTTGAAGATCAATTATCTTCAGAGAAAAAATGTGGCCATTTAGGCGGAAAAGTACTACTACCAACGCAAACAGCAGTACGCAATTTAATTTCTGCACGCCTTGCAGCAGATGTAATGGGAGTGCCGACAATTATCGTTGCAAGAACAGATGCAGATGCAGCTGATTTAATTACGAGCGATATCGATCCTGTTGATAAAGCATTTATTACAGGAGAAAGAACACCAGAAGGATTTTACCGTACGAATGCAGGTCTTGATCAAGCAATTGCGCGCGGTTTAGCGTATGCACCGTATGCAGACCTCGTTTGGTGTGAAACGTCGGAACCAAATTTAGAAGATGCAAAACGATTTGCGGACGCAATTCATAAGGAGCATCCGGGAAAGCTACTTGCTTACAACTGCTCTCCATCATTTAACTGGAAACAAAAACTAGATGAAAAAACAATTGCGAGCTTCCAAAAGGAAATCGCATCTTACGGTTATAAGTTCCAATTCGTAACGCTTGCTGGATTCCATTCATTAAATTACGGTATGTTTGAACTAGCACGTGGCTATAAAGAGCGCGGCATGGCAGCATACTCTGAACTACAACAAGCAGAATTCGCAGCTGAAAAACATGGCTACTCTGCAACACGTCATCAACGCGAAGTAGGAACAGGTTACTTTGATGAAGTTGCACAAGTAATTACAGGCGGAACTTCATCAACGACAGCGTTAAAAGGATCTACAGAAGAAGCACAGTTTACGAAATAAAAGGAAGGGCACCTTTTTGAAGGGTGCCCCTTGTTATTTTGTAATTGATGCGAGAGTAAAGGAAATTATACTAACTTACCGACACGAAATGACAATATCGTCATATGTTTATCAGATCCAATCCCCTCTATGCTCGCGAATAAACTTTATATCTTTTTCATAATGCTCTAGATGTCCTTCATCAATCATTCTTTGGAAGTTAATATCGCCCTCTTGAGCTTTTCTTTTCATATATGTACATAACCCTTCTAAACGAAGCAACACCATTCCTAAGTAATCTTCACCCATATTTTTACCATAGGATTGAACAAACAACTTCACTTTTTCTTTAATACGATCTGCATGTTGCGATGATTCATAATGAATGGCTTCACCAGATTCTGTATAATACACTCTACTTAAAGGCACACAAGTATAAAGTGTATAAGCGATATCCCATAGTCTTGGACCAGGAGCAGCAACATCGAAATCAATAATCCCTACTGGTTTCTCATTATTGAAAATAATGTTATATATGGCAAAATCATTGTGACATAAAACCTCAATGTTATTTGGCGTGTGATTCATCGGTTTCCAATCATCTAATAACGGAAAATCACTTACAGCATCATGGTAAAGGCGGAGCATCTTTGCGATTTCTTTTAATACATCATTAGATCGCATATATTCTTTTAAAGGATAATTGCCAGCTTCTCCTTCAATAAAGGATAAAATCTCTCTATCTTTTTCATCTACACCTAAAAACTTTGGAGCATAATGAAATCCTTTGTTTTCTAAGTGTTGTAATAGCTTATGGATCTTTGCGCTATCTGGCTTTAATTCTCGACGAACAGTATTTTCAGAACGATATACGTTCGAAACGTTTCCGCCTGTTAGCTTTTCTTCGTTATCGTAGTTTGACATGTGAAAATTCCCCCTATAATTAAAAAATCCAATTCCAAATAGTGAATAGACCAACAATGGCAGAAAAGAGAAGGCAAGCAAGGAATGCTAGACAGCCAAAAGGAACTAGCTTATCTTGCCATGTTTCTTTATACTCATAAATTAACTCCTCTGCTACTTTCTTCTGCACTGAAGATAAAGGTTGATCTTTATACAAACCTTTTAAATGGTTAGAATCGCCTTTAAACTTTAAAGCACGTGCAATATGATGAGGATTATTTCCCATTGATTTTTCAAATAATAAACATGATTCATGCATAATGTCTGTTTTATGTTTCTCTAGATACCAGTAACGTCCAGCCATTTCTGGATATTGTAATGTATAATAAATATCTCCGAGTTGTTTTCGAAGATGTAATTCATTTGGGTATGTAAAGATGAGGCCATGCAATCTATCTCTTGCTTTTCCAAGATTATTATTTTCAATATCCTCTTCGATTCTTTTTAATGTTTTTCTAGGAATTTTGTTGTTCATAAATTCCTCCTTATTTGGAATAGAGATAATTATATTTTATAAGAAATACTAAAAATTAGAAATTCCATTTTAGAAAAAGATTGTACATTTTATTTTAATGTGCTATGATGATGTCAGTTGAATAGTTAAATTAAGCAATCCATATGTTATCAAGTGCTGAAAACGAACGAGAAAAAGTATGTGAGAACTAGTTTATGTTTCGTATTTGATAATGTGTGGATTCTTTTTTTAGACAGGAAGACTAAAAAAATTAAATTTGTATTTTCTTAGGAGGAAATAATCATGGCAGTAACAGGACAAGTAAAATGGTTTAACAACGAAAAAGGCTTCGGTTTCATCGAAGTTCCAGGCGAAAACGACGTATTCGTACACTTCTCTGCAATCGAAACTGAAGGTTTCAAATCTCTAGAAGAAGGCCAAAAAGTTAGCTTCGAAATCGAAGAAGGTAACCGTGGACCTCAAGCTAAAAACGTAATCAAACTATAATTTTATAGTTGATGATGGAAAAAAGGATGGCTTATGCCATCCTTTTTTTGTTGTCTAGATATATGAGTGATAAGGACAAGGGGAAGGAAGAGGGGACGGGAGTAGGTATGATTGAAAAATATACAAGTGAAGTTGTACTTGATATATACGATTGAAGAGATAAAAGCATACGCGAAAATATATGAATATGAAGAAGAATAAAAGGCTTTCCAAAAAGGAAAGCCTTTTATTCTTCTTTCGCCACTTTTTTCTTCTCACGTTTTTTGCATTCGGGACATTTTGATTTACGAAACGGTTTGGCAAAGAATAGCAGAATAAAAAATAAACCGAATATAATACTAGCTGAGTTTTTCACGATAATGACGCTACTATTTTTCATTTGAATCGATGGTTGAATCTCTTTTTCTTCCATAGTGGCCCTCCGTATATTGGATTTACATTTTAATTATAGCAAAGTTAATTGTTGTAATGATGTGAAATGAAGAAGTGATTTCAAATATTTATAGTAGTATAAATGCTTTTTTGTGCATAATATTATCTTTTTATTATTATATACTTATTTTTAATTTAAAGAATGTTTGATAAATGATAAAATAATGTAAAATAGTGGAATGTACAGACCATTTCCTTTTCATAGGTGCTAAAATTATACATGCAGCTGCTAATATAAATGGAAAAAGGAGATAATAGAGTATGGAAAGTAAAGTGGAACGCTATGTTGAAAATTATGTTGTAACGAAAAATACGATGGCATTACTTCCTATTATTCTCAGTGAAAAGAAAATTGTTACGCGAGTCGTTGAAATGAATGATTCTTTTTTCGTATTTCAAAAACCTCTAGATATTATAGAAAGAAGTTGCCGAAAGCATGGCTCGAGTTTCTTAGGCAGAAAAGAAGGAACGAAAGAGTTAACTAATATCACACATAAAGCACCAATTGCGATTAGTCCTACAGATCAACTTTATTTTTTCCCTACCTATTCTTACTCTAGAAAAGAGTGCGCGTGGTTGTCTCATTTTTATATTGAAAGTAATAAAGAATTAAAAGATGGAAATCTTATTATTAGATTTATAAATGGCTTTGCTGTGAAATTAGAAATATCAAAAACTAGTTTTGAAAATCAACAAAATCGTACAGCGAAATTACGTACTGAATATGAAGATCGTAGGAAAAAACAAGGGAGCCCTTGTTTTAAAGAGATTGATAAAAAAGAGGAATCAACATTAAGACCCGCTTATGAGAAGGTGTATGTTGTTAGAGAAGATGAAGTGTAATATAGAAAAAGCTGCCTCTAGAATGTTGCTTTAAGCGACATTCTAGGACAGCTTTTTTGCTATTTAAATATTAATAAGTTTCTTCCTTACGGGCAGCATCCATCATAATGAAGATAGCTGATAAAATATGCAAAATCATTCCTACAAACGGAATCCATGCAAGGCAAGAAGTTACAATTCCTAGCACATTACCGTTAGCACTCATATTAGCTTTTTTAGCCAATACTAAAGTAACGATATGTAATACTAGCATGAAAAGAAGTGGTAACCAAAGTAAAGAAACAACAATAGTTCCTCCGAGTACAGGTATTCCCAGTAAAGCCTCTAAGGCACCAGTAACCCATTTTAATAATTTTACTGTGTCTTTCAAAGTATTTCCTCCTAAAAACATAAAATAAATATATTGCGATATTAAGTATAACGGATTTATGATGTTATTTTAATAAAAAATGTAAAAAATACTATTTTTTTATAGTTAAATAAATTATTTGCAATATACTATTTTTGAAGGGATATAAGAATATTGTTGGATAGGGTGTTATTAATATGTAATATCTTGTCAAATATTGATAGATTATCATAGCTAAATAATGAAGGAATTCTTATGAAAGATATGGAAACTTTAATAAATACATCTCCATATGTCGTATCTACCATTTCCTCTTTCATATAAGCGATGATACAGTAGGGATAGTATTTAGAGTAAAGGGGTAAAGTGTAGAATGGATTTTCAGACAATCAAAGAGTATTTTTCACCAGAAAATATGGATCATATTGTTGAGAGTTATAAAGCGTTCGGACCACTTCTTGGTATTGGTTTACCGATGATAGAGGCGTTGATTCCAGCATTACCGCTTATTGTATTTGTACTGGCGAATGCTGTTGCATTTGGCTTTTGGCTCGGTTTTCTTTATTCATGGCTTGGATCAGTAATGGGTGCCTTACTTGTCTTTTTCATCATCCGCCATTTTGGTCGCAGTCGTTTCTTTTCGTTTGTAAATAAGCATGAGAGAGTACGAAAAGCAATGGGGTGGATTGAAAGGAAAGGATTCGCACCGATTTTTGTTATATTTTGTTTTCCGTTTACACCGTCAGCGCTAATAAATGTTGTCGCTGGTTTATCCCGAATTAGTGTAAAACAGTTTGGGCTAGCGTTAGCATTCGGAAAGCTTGTGATGATTTTTATTTTAACGTATATCGGTCATGATTTAATGTCATTTATTCATAATCCAGTGAAATCAGTCATTGTAGCGATTGGTATTTTTATTTTATGGTATGTCGGTAAGAAAATTGAAGTAAAGTTAGAATTACAGTAAGAATAGTCTTCTTTATAAGTGTAGGCTTCATTATTAAAGGATAAGGGGAGAAGCAGATGAAGAAAACTTTGAAAAAAGAAGGCATAGAGTGGATACGAACAATTTTAATTGGTGTATTATTAGCTGTATTTTTTCGAACGTTTTTCTTTTCAACGTATGTTGTAGAGGGGAAGTCAATGATGCCGACCTTGCAAGATGGCAATATGCTCGTTGTAAATAAGGTGAGTTATCAAGTTGGGGACTTGAACAGATTTGACGTTGTGGTGTTTCATGCGAATAAAAAAGAGGACTATGTAAAGCGAATTATCGGTTTACCTGGAGATCATATTGAATATAGGCATGATAAATTATATATAAACGGACAATTTATTGATGAGCCGTATTTAGAGAAGTATAAGAAAGAGATAAATGGAAGGCAACTAACAGGCGATTTTAAATTAGAAGAGTTAACGAAAGAAAAGCTGGTGCCACCCGGGTTTATTTTTGTAGTAGGTGATAACCGGCTCGGGAGCTGGGATAGTAGGCACTTTGGCTTTGTAAAAGCTGATACAGTCGTCGGGAAAGTTGATTTGCGATATTGGCCAATTCAAGAGGTGCAAACGAATTTTTCAAAAGGTTGATATAATGAAGTAGAAGTATAGAAAAGACAAACAACTCAGTTTGTCTTTTTTCGTGTACTATAATACAATTATAGTAGCAAACTAACGTTCGTTATGTAAGTGAAAGGTGGGGTTACATGTCACTTCGATTTGTGATTGGTAGAGCGGGAAGTGGAAAAAGTACACTTTGTTTACGCGAAGTGCAAGAAGAGTTAAAACAGCGCCCGAGAGGGAAAACAATATTATATCTTGTGCCAGAACAGATGACATTCCAGACGCAGCAGGCGTTAATTGGAAGTGAGGATGTAAGAGGTTCTATTCGGGCACAAGTTTTTAGTTTTTCACGATTAGCGTGGAAGGTGCTGCAAGAAGTTGGCGGAGCAAGTCGTCTTCATATTGATGAAGCTGGTGTACATATGTTACTCCGTAAAATTGTAGAGTCTCGTAAAGATGGATTATCGGTGTTCCAAAAAGCAGCGGAGCAAAACGGTTTCTTTGAACATCTTGGCAGTATGATTGCAGAGTTTAAACGTTACAATGTAACGCCATCTAACGTATATGAAATGTGGCAACAATTAGATGCGCATAGTAGCAGTGCCGAACAAAAGTTACTAGCGAATAAAGTGTATGATTTACAGTTACTATATGATGATTTTGAGCGTGCTTTAATTGGAAAATACTTAGATTCAGAAGACTACCTGCAATTGCTAGTGGAAAAGCTTCCGCAGTCTGAATATGTAAATGGTGCGGAAATTTATATAGATGGATTTCATTCATTCTCCCCGCAAGAGTTAGAGATTTTAAGGCAGCTTATGATTTGTGGAGCGAGAGTGACGATCACGTTAACGATAGATGAAAAAACGTTAGCGCAGCCAGTAAATGAACTCGATTTATTTTATGAAACGACGTTAACGTATGAAAAAATAAAACAAGTAGCGCGTGAAGAGAAAATA includes:
- the aceA gene encoding isocitrate lyase, producing the protein MKNERIEKLQESWELDERWKGITRPYSAEDVIRLRGSIDIEHTLARRGAEKLWTSLHTEDYINALGALTGNQAMQQVKAGLKAIYLSGWQVAADANLSGHMYPDQSLYPANSVPAVVKRINQTLQRADQIQHMEGGDDTDYFVPIVADAEAGFGGQLNVFELMKGMIEAGASGVHFEDQLSSEKKCGHLGGKVLLPTQTAVRNLISARLAADVMGVPTIIVARTDADAADLITSDIDPVDKAFITGERTPEGFYRTNAGLDQAIARGLAYAPYADLVWCETSEPNLEDAKRFADAIHKEHPGKLLAYNCSPSFNWKQKLDEKTIASFQKEIASYGYKFQFVTLAGFHSLNYGMFELARGYKERGMAAYSELQQAEFAAEKHGYSATRHQREVGTGYFDEVAQVITGGTSSTTALKGSTEEAQFTK
- a CDS encoding competence protein ComK — translated: MESKVERYVENYVVTKNTMALLPIILSEKKIVTRVVEMNDSFFVFQKPLDIIERSCRKHGSSFLGRKEGTKELTNITHKAPIAISPTDQLYFFPTYSYSRKECAWLSHFYIESNKELKDGNLIIRFINGFAVKLEISKTSFENQQNRTAKLRTEYEDRRKKQGSPCFKEIDKKEESTLRPAYEKVYVVREDEV
- the aceB gene encoding malate synthase A, which codes for MSTQTSRVTLVGEMLPAYNEILTPEVLSFLKELHENFNERRIELLQKRVEKQKRIDAGEFPKFLEETKHIREADWTIAKLPKDLEDRRVEITGPVDRKMVINALNSGAHLFMADFEDSNSPTWENAVEGQINLRDAVKGTISHENDKGKEYRLNEKTAVLIVRPRGWHLEEKHMQVDGENISGSLVDFGLYFFHNAKALLAKGSGPYFYLPKMESYLEARLWNDVFVFAQKYIGIPNGTIKATVLLETIHASFEMDEILYELKDHSAGLNCGRWDYIFSFLKSFRNHNKFLLPDRAQVTMTAPFMRSYSLKVIQTCHRRNAPAIGGMAAQIPIKNNPEANEAAFEKVRADKEREALDGHDGTWVAHPGLVPVAMEVFNHIMKTPNQIFRKREEICVTENNLLEVPMGTITEEGLRMNISVGIQYIASWLSGRGAAPIYNLMEDAATAEISRAQVWQWIRHEGGKLNDGRNITLELMEELKEEELAKIEREIGKEAFKKGRFQEATTLFTNLVRNDEFVPFLTLPGYEIL
- the cspA gene encoding RNA chaperone/antiterminator CspA, encoding MAVTGQVKWFNNEKGFGFIEVPGENDVFVHFSAIETEGFKSLEEGQKVSFEIEEGNRGPQAKNVIKL
- a CDS encoding TVP38/TMEM64 family protein codes for the protein MDFQTIKEYFSPENMDHIVESYKAFGPLLGIGLPMIEALIPALPLIVFVLANAVAFGFWLGFLYSWLGSVMGALLVFFIIRHFGRSRFFSFVNKHERVRKAMGWIERKGFAPIFVIFCFPFTPSALINVVAGLSRISVKQFGLALAFGKLVMIFILTYIGHDLMSFIHNPVKSVIVAIGIFILWYVGKKIEVKLELQ
- a CDS encoding phosphotransferase, producing MSNYDNEEKLTGGNVSNVYRSENTVRRELKPDSAKIHKLLQHLENKGFHYAPKFLGVDEKDREILSFIEGEAGNYPLKEYMRSNDVLKEIAKMLRLYHDAVSDFPLLDDWKPMNHTPNNIEVLCHNDFAIYNIIFNNEKPVGIIDFDVAAPGPRLWDIAYTLYTCVPLSRVYYTESGEAIHYESSQHADRIKEKVKLFVQSYGKNMGEDYLGMVLLRLEGLCTYMKRKAQEGDINFQRMIDEGHLEHYEKDIKFIREHRGDWI
- a CDS encoding S-layer homology domain-containing protein, producing the protein MKKKILGVMMIATMAGGIFAGTNVTPVKAEEYPQMIVFEDVPYGFWAYDAIMDLAYHKIILGYGNGKYGVGDLITREQVAGTIYRTLEIKEEGPVANPYKDVSDSTTTFKKEILALTKRGVFTGDGQGDFRPKAPISRAEMAVILKRAFNFETKQKHTFKDIPKGHWAEDAISALQSNNVVRGTGNGMYELNRPVPREQYAQFINNAIINYHLKEDWK
- a CDS encoding DUF6584 family protein; translation: MNNKIPRKTLKRIEEDIENNNLGKARDRLHGLIFTYPNELHLRKQLGDIYYTLQYPEMAGRYWYLEKHKTDIMHESCLLFEKSMGNNPHHIARALKFKGDSNHLKGLYKDQPLSSVQKKVAEELIYEYKETWQDKLVPFGCLAFLACLLFSAIVGLFTIWNWIF
- a CDS encoding S-layer homology domain-containing protein: MIHKTVTKCVGKYIVTIPFILYIFKKTYTYWGDNLMSKKLLKTATALTIMGGVLFSAESNSVKAESAPLQKTNTIVFKDVPKGHWAYEAIHELAEQEIILGYGDGIFGFGDNVTREQVAALIYRVFDMEEQDEYENPYGDIDENSTSFIEEILALTEMGIFQGDENGNFRPKATLTRAEMAQVLTNAFDLQAKGSHNFNDVSANSWATNAISAVQTNGITMGIGEGKFGPSMKVTREQYAQFLHRAILHDMEQGQ
- the lepB gene encoding signal peptidase I is translated as MKKTLKKEGIEWIRTILIGVLLAVFFRTFFFSTYVVEGKSMMPTLQDGNMLVVNKVSYQVGDLNRFDVVVFHANKKEDYVKRIIGLPGDHIEYRHDKLYINGQFIDEPYLEKYKKEINGRQLTGDFKLEELTKEKLVPPGFIFVVGDNRLGSWDSRHFGFVKADTVVGKVDLRYWPIQEVQTNFSKG